The Chitinivibrionales bacterium DNA window TGTTTGGAATGCGATGGTATTAATATAGTTGTAATTTTTGTTGGATGGAATAGGATTTGGGAAATTCCGTCCCCGAAGCCGCCCCCAAAGTATATGCAAAAAAAAGTAGCGGGCATTTTAGCTGTAATTATTTTATACTCAATAATTCGCGATATCCTTACCACAGCCCTTGAGAGGGCGATTTTTAAATTACAGTTCCATGCAGGCGAAAACAGCAAAAGATTCATCGATAATTACCGATGGTCCGGTTAAATTCGGCACCTTCGGCGGAGTTTTCACTCCCTCGATTCTCACCATTTTTGGCGTGATCATGTTTATGCGTGTGGGATATGTGGTCGGCCAGGCAGGGATCTTTCATGCCCTGATTATTCTTTCACTCTCGAAAATAATCACCCTCTTTACCAGTATTTCGATTTCGGCTATTGCCACCAATACCGAAGTAAAAGGCGGAGGAGCATATTTTCTCATATCCCGCACCCTGGGCCCTGAATTCGGCGGAAGTATCGGTATAGCACTGTTTTTAGGCCAGACCCTTTCGGTGCCCTTTTATCTTCTGGGGTTCACCGAAGCGCTGGTCGTAACATTCCCGGTTTTCGCTCCCTGGTTTCACTACATAGCTTTTGGTTCGATGGCGATCCTTTTTGTTATAAGCGTTGTGGGTGCAGGATGGGTGATTAAGACGCAATATTTTATCATGGTAATCCTTGTATTGGCGATCACCATGTTTCTGCTCGGCTCCTGGACTCAGTTCAGTGAGGCAACGGTGAATGCAAACTGGACTCCGGGGTATACCGGCGATACCGGATTCTGGAAAATATTTGCAATTTATTTCCCTGCGGTTACCGGAATTATGGCTGGGGTCAATATGTCGGGTAATCTGAAACGTCCTGCCTTTTCTCTTCCTTGGGGGACCTTTGCTGCGGTTTTCGTGGGCGCTCTGGTGTATGTTGCTCAGATACTGATCTGCGGTGGTGCCATATCCAGAGAAACCCTGATTGCCACACCCTACGAAAGCCTCCTGGAAAATGCCCTTTTCGGCAGATTTGGAGCGTTTATCGTAGCCCTCGGAGTATTCTGCGCCACGCTCTCCAGCGCCCTGGGATCACTGCTCGGTGCGCCGCGTGTGCTCCAGGCGCTTGGTGAAGATAAAATTCTTGCTCCGGCAACACCTTTTGGTAAGCTTTCGAAAAAGGGGGAGCCCTTTCGGGCATTGCTGCTGGTCTGTTTTCTTTCGGCCGGTGTGCTCTATTATGCCGTTACCCGCGGTGGCGCTGTTGCGCTCAATATTATCGCTTCGGTGGTCACCATGCTCTTTCTTTTTACCTATGGTATGACCAATCTTGCGGCTTTTGTCGAGGGATTTACCAGGAATCCATCCTTTCGTCCACGATTTAAACTGTTCCACTGGTTCTTTGCACTTTTAGGCGCTGCCGGCTGTATTTTTGCCGCCGTACTTATCAGTGCACAAGCAACAATCATCGCAGGCGCACTGATTGTTTTGCTGTTTGCCTATGTTCGAAGGTTTGTGCTGACGACCACATTCGGCGATGCCCGGAGAGGATTTGTCTATTCCCGGATCAGAGAATATCTTATCATGCTCTCCCAGCTTCCTATGCATCCCAAAAACTGGCGTCCTACGACCCTGGTGCTTTCGGGTAATCCCAACAGCAGATTAACACTGGTGAAATATGCTATCTGGCTCAGCAGCGGACGGGGGATTGTCAGTCTCATCTCGATCCTCATGGGGGGGTTCGATGAAATGAAAGACCGCCGGAAACTGCATATTCAGGAGCTTGACGATTTCATAAGCAAAAACCGTCTCCAGGCATTTCCGGAAGTTATCGTGGCTGATGATTATGAAGCGGGCATAATGCAGATTTTCCAGTGCAATT harbors:
- a CDS encoding amino acid permease, which gives rise to MQAKTAKDSSIITDGPVKFGTFGGVFTPSILTIFGVIMFMRVGYVVGQAGIFHALIILSLSKIITLFTSISISAIATNTEVKGGGAYFLISRTLGPEFGGSIGIALFLGQTLSVPFYLLGFTEALVVTFPVFAPWFHYIAFGSMAILFVISVVGAGWVIKTQYFIMVILVLAITMFLLGSWTQFSEATVNANWTPGYTGDTGFWKIFAIYFPAVTGIMAGVNMSGNLKRPAFSLPWGTFAAVFVGALVYVAQILICGGAISRETLIATPYESLLENALFGRFGAFIVALGVFCATLSSALGSLLGAPRVLQALGEDKILAPATPFGKLSKKGEPFRALLLVCFLSAGVLYYAVTRGGAVALNIIASVVTMLFLFTYGMTNLAAFVEGFTRNPSFRPRFKLFHWFFALLGAAGCIFAAVLISAQATIIAGALIVLLFAYVRRFVLTTTFGDARRGFVYSRIREYLIMLSQLPMHPKNWRPTTLVLSGNPNSRLTLVKYAIWLSSGRGIVSLISILMGGFDEMKDRRKLHIQELDDFISKNRLQAFPEVIVADDYEAGIMQIFQCNSIGPLKPNLAIFGWSPDPQRAQSYVRILNAAKALDISLILLNDKGLPEPGKRKRRIDIWWRGQKNGSLIIILTYLITLNSEWSRATVRILRAVKTTRGQEPARQELKTLIDAARMKARIEVIQSDKPVTETITQNSADASVIFLGFQVPEEKDAEKFQGAITNLIKDLPTTLLVYSTGDADLVS